One Numenius arquata chromosome 10, bNumArq3.hap1.1, whole genome shotgun sequence DNA segment encodes these proteins:
- the NEUROG2 gene encoding neurogenin-2, which yields MLVKAEVPAPPAEDELLLLGLVSPAPSPSLPSSAEEEEEEDEEEEELRAAPSAPGCRGLKRRPGRSRGAPRTVRTAETAQRIKRNRRLKANNRERNRMHNLNAALDALRDVLPTFPEDAKLTKIETLRFAHNYIWALTETLRLAGAGRLGPEGAAGGPGGTGGGGTGSPSPASSWSGGSASPAPSASPYACTLSPASPAGSTSDAEHWPARFGVPPPPPPPPPPQPRRCL from the coding sequence ATGCTGGTGAAGGCGGAGGTCCCGGCGCCTCCCGCCGAGGacgagctgctgctgctggggctggtctCGCCCGCCCCCTCGCCCTCGTTGCCCTCCAGcgccgaggaagaggaggaggaggatgaagaggaggaggagctgcgGGCCGCCCCGTCGGCGCCGGGCTGCCGGGGGCTGAAGCGGCGGCCGGGACGGAGCCGGGGAGCCCCGCGGACGGTTCGGACGGCGGAGACGGCTCAACGCATCAAACGGAACCGGCGGCTGAAGGCCAACAACCGGGAACGCAACCGCATGCACAACCTGAACGCGGCGCTGGACGCCCTCCGCGACGTCCTGCCCACCTTCCCCGAGGACGCCAAGCTCACCAAGATCGAGACCCTCCGCTTCGCCCACAACTACATCTGGGCCCTCACCGAGACCCTGCGCttggccggggccgggcggctcGGCcccgagggggcggcggggggaccGGGAGGGACCGGCGGGGGGGGCACCGGTAGCCCCTCGCCCGCCTCCTCCTGGAGCGGCGGCtccgccagccccgctccctccgCCTCCCCCTACGCCTGCACTTTAtcccccgccagccccgccggTTCCACATCGGATGCCGAGCACTGGCCGGCACGTTTCggggtcccccccccgccgcccccgccgccccctccccagccccgccgtTGCCTCtag
- the ZGRF1 gene encoding 5'-3' DNA helicase ZGRF1 — MASQEFTVLYTHQKMKKSKTWQDGILKIRTGGNKATLFDDKGQCLESIFIKSQVNAGDNLESERYLITVEAVNVNEKSVEDQPRKGETLAVDRNGVKPGVLTPRHLSVGLKRKFTGFQGPRQVEKKISTTADGENPTILPLSKQCQGTLPSNFYITSPLFSTICKKDAKPNPSTDFHEGACTDNDTEPMSLSSLLSAPSLDRCEETEKQNSDRSAVKPESSLITGHTTSYSQAAGHRAVSHNIRSTAQILALLKSKPTQGRRGQTTSEVTECLSRFQASENAGSLHNQNSTILPAFLGNPAKRLFQNIQHLPFSKETVNGKKEWNAELLLNLAEPPCDKEVTGQRCAKKANSLSQNLKDPCNTNSCFLPESTLSRMSDTQFVPSSGDILCSASPITLEKHLSRYREHSVSLKENSPVKLQSEFQLRQSSEGVPGDPELSVDVTLTEIGIVKEELSMHGKEYGPDEQVMKVNFNLMEAFDFNDTDNEDLRERDMNRLTEGDMLSRSPDCLKGEDVAQNAALRLHSCCEVVTHSKNKDIKCSIFDGENHGNDSAEGIPSQLSDNSVADTGRIAEDSANWTRIEVELLGDGHNVKEINESRLSTEATNNKKDPDGCAAHNINGTSWIKSNFLPGDTNVNECHPKTSMFEKTESISCISTSRKISAMGKRTEEDVIQLGCIKSPDSDLEHFRGTKCDDIKPGSPLLALSQKSDPSSGLFQYIAEDHKKVFGISSEEDALTSGSFIYPLGKDSSSPEETAIGETEFENVETINVFHEACKGERTGMDCLKGTAMAENSSDLPDLVNNIALLRALTQHSTALESLQKMEENNSILCEAETSKEMFEPLVKDEAIKEFTEMPYSESIQASSCSYFDSSSLMPNHVDNLSQKTEACILPIAAAQIDPRTSECQPKSSGSRSLHEDDLNFIREENFLNNSNVITESRTDQSPLALNVCSEVPPWTVSDSPSHSDLRPMLWTSWEPDKAISSVEQTSSLDPDFTISPASGSEESIGDIQEPQIHGNLPNEPELSDFFFRQKKCSCTEECNLSRVKPTVKMRAPFVTLPATETIPDVVYPTDSKEVQQSFVHLGNKPAVFPISAFGPEDRNYETSVFGEDTEDRQRKSVEAAFPNVSSQYRQSKWLKYQNSAQSDLITQNSDEGEVTDDICAESVLGMLLGDTGESSAVDKSAPGSAPLLTAKSTLGKCCADTRNQDLISERKLLSLHLSQTPLAEATQKVLSHLSCHGVTGDGQDITISELSFPNVDKVKFAHLPKRNISIPTVFQSYVHYKQIFKAALTEQLNIMLFELSQRLHNALSKVDISFYTSLKDGRNESKESCVPLCNHMHPAKLVMVKKEGENKGRLFYTCDAPKAEQCSFFKWIEDVNPAQIKSRPSVVLHDIKSIGTYLRSQKISLYEGCQLLVRKAFEMQTQRCSKFKKFMNTPARFDADSKNKLYLKLSRKEHYSLYSKDDIWVVSKTLNFDPLDTFIASSAFFGPSSNNEVELLPLKGYCPSNWRSNMCVHALLVCNASGELTSLRNMEEHFNPSTLPLTPYLLKMNFDSENTTKRVNRRKFIPPAISLKHKMMRGPVSTEVAMGLAKKMIQTFSLNPDQATSLIQIAQMMTSCGNIKPEEENQIFPITIIRGVFGAGKSYLLSVVILFLVHLFESSEAIEGPRPTPWKLLIASSTNVAVDRILLGLLDLGFEDFIRVGSIRKITKAILPHSLHAGSGNENEQLKELLALMKEDLTPVEKIYVRKSIEQHKLGTNKTILQQVKVVGVTCAACPFPCLNTLKFPVVMLDECSQMTEPASLLPIARFQCEKLVLVGDPKQLPPTIQGSESVHEKGLEQTLFDRLCLMGHKPILLRTQYRCHPAISAIANELFYEGHLIDGVSEKDRSPLLDWLPTLCFYSVNGVEQIERDNSFYNMAEVHFTVKLLQALIASGIKGSAIGVITLYKSQMCKIQNFLSGIHAEALEVKAVQVSTVDAFQGAEKEIVVLSCVRTRQIGFIDSEKRMNVALTRAKRHLLIVGNLACLSKNRLWGRVIHHCKGWENGLQHVSQCEQQLNDILKCYLEKQNEEEQNKKKEN, encoded by the exons ATGGCTTCTCAAGAATTTACG GTATTATACACtcaccaaaaaatgaaaaaatcaaagaCGTGGCAAGATGGAATTCTGAAGATTAGAACTGGTGGAAATAAG GCTACCTTGTTTGATGATAAAGGACAATGTTTGGagagtatttttataaaatctcag gtGAATGCTGGAGATAATTTAGAAAGTGAACGATATTTGATCACAGTTGAAGCGGTGAATGTGAATGAAAAATCTGTTGAAGATCAGCCAAGGAAAGGAGAAACTCTGGCAGTGGATAGAAATGGTGTAAAACCTGGTGTGCTGACTCCAAGACATCTCTCTGTTGGCTTGAAAAGGAAGTTTACA GGTTTCCAAGGACCGCGccaagttgaaaagaaaatatcaacAACAGCAGATGGAGAAAACCCAACAATATTGCCTTTATCTAAGCAGTGTCAGGGTACTCTTCCATCCAATTTTTATATTACCTCTCCATTATTTTCTACGATTTGCAAGAAGGATGCAAAACCAAATCCATCTACAGACTTTCATGAAGGTGCATGCACAGATAATGATACAGAACCCATGTCTCTCTCCTCACTGCTTTCAGCTCCGTCTCTTGACAGGTGTGAGGAAACAGAGAAGCAAAACTCTGATCGGTCTGCTGTGAAGCCAGAATCTTCCCTAATTACTGGGCACACCACATCTTATAGTCAGGCAGCTGGTCACAGGGCAGTGTCACACAACATCAGGAGCACAGCACAGATACTGGCTCTTCTGAAGTCTAAGCCAACACAAGGACGCAGAGGGCAAACAACATCTGAAGTCACAGAATGTCTTTCCAGGTTTCAGGCATCAGAAAACGCAGGCAGTTTACATAACCAAAACAGCACAATCCTACCTGCTTTTTTAGGCAACCCTGCCAAAAGACTCTTTCAAAATATTCAGCACTTGcctttttcaaaggaaactgtGAATGGTAAAAAGGAATGGAATGCTGAACTTCTTCTAAATTTAGCTGAGCCACCTTGTGATAAAGAAGTCACAGGACAGAGATGTGCCAAAAAGGCAAATAGTTTAAGTCAAAACTTAAAAGATCCCTGCAATACAAACAGTTGCTTCCTGCCTGAATCCACCTTAAGTAGAATGAGTGACACTCAGTTTGTCCCATCTTCAGGTGACATCTTGTGTTCAGCAAGTCCAATCACCTTGGAAAAACATCTCTCCAGATATAGGGAACATTCAGTGAGTCTTAAGGAGAATTCACCTGTGAAGTTGCAAAGTGAGTTTCAGCTGAGGCAAAGCTCAGAAGGAGTGCCTGGTGACCCTGAGCTCTCTGTGGATGTAACATTGACTGAAATTGGAATTGTAAAGGAGGAATTAAGTATGCATGGCAAAGAGTATGGTCCAGATGAACAGGTAATGAAGGTTAACTTTAATCTAATGGAGGCTTTTGATTTTAATGACACAGACAATGAAGACCTGCGTGAAAGAGATATGAATAGGCTCACTGAAGGAGACATGCTTTCACGAAGTCCAGATTGCTTGAAGGGAGAAGATGTAGCGCAAAATGCTGCTCTGAGACTTCACTCTTGCTGTGAAGTAGTGACACACAGTAAAAACAAAGACATCAAATGCTCAATATTTGATGGAGAGAACCATGGAAATGACTCCGCTGAGGGTATACCATCTCAGCTTAGTGACAACAGTGTCGCAGATACAGGGAGAATTGCAGAAGACTCTGCAAACTGGACCAGAATCGAAGTGGAACTTTTGGGTGATGGACACAACGTGAAAGAGATTAATGAAAGTCGATTAAGTACTGAAGCCACAAACAATAAGAAGGATCCTGATGGCTGCGCAGCACATAACATTAATGGCACGTCATGgataaaaagcaattttttgccTGGTGACACAAATGTTAATGAATGTCACCCTAAAACCAGTATGTTTGAGAAAACTGAAAGTATTTCATGTATTTCTACCAGCAGAAAGATTTCTGCAATGGGCAAAAGGACCGAAGAAGATGTTATACAGCTTGGATGCATAAAATCTCCAGATAGCGATTTAGAACACTTCAGGGGTACTAAGTGTGATGACATTAAACCAGGTAGTCCTTTGCTGGCTTTGTCACAAAAATCAGATCCTAGCTCTGGCTTATTCCAATATATTGCAGAAGACCATAAAAAGGTATTTGGCATTTCAAGTGAGGAAGATGCTCTAACTTCCGGAAGTTTTATCTATCCTTTAGGAAAAGACAGTTCATCTCCAGAGGAAACAGCAATAGGTGAAACTGAGTTTGAAAATGTAGAGACCATAAATGTCTTTCATGAAGCCtgcaaaggtgaaagaacagGAATGGATTGCCTGAAAGGCACGGCGATGGCTGAAAATTCATCAGATCTTCCTGATTTGGTAAACAATATTGCTCTTCTAAGAGCTTTGACTCAACATAGCACAGCATTAGAAAGCTTACAAAAGATGGAGGAAAATAATAGTATATTATGTGAAGCAGAGACTTCTAAAGAGATGTTTGAACCCCTTGTGAAAGATGAAG CTATAAAAGAGTTTACAGAAATGCCTTACTCAGAAAGTATACAGGCATCTTCCTGTTCATACTTTGATTCTTCCAGCCTTATG CCCAACCATGTGGACAACTTatcacagaaaacagaagcatGTATTCTACCCATAGCAGCGGCCCAAATTGACCCTAGAACATCTGAGTGCCAACCAAAG TCTTCAGGTTCAAGAAGTCTTCATGAGGATGATCTCAACTTCATCAGAGAAGAGAATTTTCTAAATAATTCTAATGTTATTACAGAGTCAAGAACAGATCAGTCCC CATTGGCATTGAATGTGTGCTCTGAAGTTCCACCGTGGACAGTGTCGGACTCACCTTCACATTCTGATTTGAGACCAATGCTCTGGACTTCATGGGAACCTGACAAG GCGATTTCATCAGTAGAACAGACTTCCTCACTTGATCCAGACTTTACAATTTCTCCAGCTTCAGGAAGTGAGGAATCTATTGGAGACATCCAGGAGCCCCAGATACATGGGAACTTGCCAAATGAACCagaactttcagatttttttttca GACAGAAGAAATGCAGCTGTACGGAGGAATGCAACCTCTCAAGAGTCAAACCCACAGTTAAAATGCGAGCTCCATTTGTCACTCTTCCTGCCACTGAGACGATTCCTGACGTAGTTTATCCCACTGACAGTAAGGAGGTCCAGCAATCTTTTGTCCATTTAGGCAATAAGCCAGCGGTATTTCCTATTAGTGCTTTTGGCCCCGAGGACAGAAATTATGAAACCTCTGTGTTTGGAGAGGATACAGAAGACAGACAAAGAAAATCTGTAGAAGCAGCGTTCCCTAATGTGAGTTCACAATACAGACAAAGCAAGTGGCTAAAATATCAAAACAGTGCTCAGAGTGACTTGATAACTCAAAACAGTGATGAAGGGGAAGTGACCGATGACATCTGCGCGGAGAGCGTCCTTGGAATGCTGCTGGGTGACACAGGAGAGAGCAGTGCTGTGGATAAAAGTGCTCCTGGCTCTGCACCTCTGCTGACAGCAAAGAGCACGCTTGGTAAATGCTGTGCAGATACCCGCAACCAAGATTTGATTTCAGAGAGGAAGTTACTTTCTCTGCACTTAAGTCAGACACCTTTGGCTGAAGCAACACAAAAGGTGTTAAGTCATCTGAGCTGCCACGGTGTAACAGGAGACGGCCAG GACATAACAATTTCTGAGTTGTCTTTTCCTAATGTGGATAAAGTAAAATTTGCTCATCTTCCTAAACGAAACATTTCCATACCAACTGTGTTTCAGTCTTATGTTCActacaaacagatttttaaagctgCTCTGACAG AGCAATTAAACATAATGCTATTTGAGTTGTCACAAAGATTACACAATGCTCTCTCAAAAGTGGATATATCATTTTACACTTCATTGAAAGATGGGAGAAATGAGAGCAAAGAAAGCTGCGTTCCACTCTGCAATCACATGCATCCTGCTAAGCTTGTTATGGttaaaaaagaaggtgaaaacaaG GGTCGCTTGTTTTATACCTGTGATGCCCCAAAAGCTGAGCAGTGTTCGTTTTTCAAGTGGATAGAGGATGTGAACCCCGCACAGATAAAATCCAGACCTAGTGTAGTGCTTCATGATATAAAAAGTATTGGGACTTACCTCAGAAGTCAAAAGATTTCGCTCTATGAGGGATGCCAGCTTTTGGTGAG GAAAGCCTTTGAAATGCAAACACAGAGGTGTAGTAAGTTCAAGAAATTTATGAATACACCTGCCAGATTTGATGCTGATTCCAAAAACAAATTATACCTCAAACTAAGCAGAAAGGAGCATTATTCTCTCTATAGCAAAG ATGATATTTGGGTTGTTTCGAAGACTCTGAACTTTGATCCCCTTGATACTTTCATTGCAAGTAGTGCCTTCTTTGGACCGTCCTCCAACAATGAAGTAGAATTACTACCACTGAAAGGCTACTGCCCCTCAAACTGGCGATCAAATA TGTGTGTTCATGCCTTGCTGGTTTGTAATGCTAGTGGTGAGCTTACATCTTTAAGAAATATGGAGGAGCACTTCAATCCATCTACATTACCACTAACACCATATCTTCTAAAAAT GAATTTTGATTCTGAAAATACTACGAAGAGAGtcaacagaagaaaatttattCCACCTGCCATCAGTCTGAAACACAAAATGATGCGTGGACCTGTCAGCACTGAGGTGGCCATGGGACTAGCTAAAAAGATGATCCAAACGTTCTCGCTGAACCCGGATCAAGCTACGTCACTGATTCAGATAGCTCAGATGATGACCTCATGTGGAAATATCAAACCAGAGGAAGAAAATCAGATCTTCCCTATCACAATCATACGTG GTGTTTTTGGAGCTGGAAAGAGCTATCTGCTCTCTGTTGTGATCTTGTTCCTGGTACACCTCTTTGAAAGCAGTGAAGCTATAGAGGGTCCAAGGCCAACTCCATGGAAACTTCTGATTGCTTCTTCCACTAATGTTGCCGTTGACAGGATACTGCTGGG TCTTCTTGATCTCGGATTTGAGGATTTTATCAGAGTGGGAAGTATTAGGAAAATCACCAAAGCAATTCTTCCCCATAG TTTACATGCTGGCTCAGGAAATGAAAATGAGCAGTTAAAAGAGCTGCTTGCTCTCATGAAAGAAGACTTGACTCCAGTTGAAAAAATATACGTAAGGAAGAGTATTGAGCAGCATAAACTGGGGACCAATAAAACTATACTGCAACAG GTGAAAGTGGTTGGAGTGACATGTGCTGCCTGCCCGTTCCCTTGTCTGAATACTCTGAAGTTCCCTGTGGTGATGCTGGATGAGTGCAGTCAGATGACTGAACCCGCTTCTCTCCTTCCTATTGCGAG GTTTCAGTGTGAAAAGCTAGTCCTTGTTGGGGACCCTAAGCAATTACCACCAACTATTCAAGGGTCTGAGAGTGTTCATGAAAAGGGATTGGAGCAGACTCTCTTTGACCGGCTTTGCTTAATG GGACATAAACCAATACTTCTTCGGACACAGTACCGATGTCACCCTGCTATTAGTGCCATAGCCAACGAGCTGTTCTATGAAGGACATCTGATAGACGGTGTTTCTGAGAAAGACAGAAGTCCTTTATTGGATTGGCTTCCAACACTATGTTTTTATAGCGTTAATGGGGTAGAGCAA ATTGAAAGAGACAACAGCTTTTATAACATGGCAGAAGTTCATTTTACAGTCAAGCTCCTCCAGGCCCTGATTGCAAGTGGAATCAAAGGATCGGCAATTGGTGTGATTACTCTTTATAAATCACAGATGTGTAAG ATTCAGAATTTTCTTAGTGGCATCCACGCTGAGGCTTTGGAAGTTAAAGCTGTCCAGGTGTCCACTGTGGATGCATTCCAAGGAGCTGAGAAGGAGATTGTTGTTTTGTCATGTGTAAGAACAAGGCAAATTGGGTTCATAGACTCGGAAAAGAGAATGAACGTTGCACTAACGCGAGCGAAGAGGCACTTGTTGATTGTTGGAAATCTGGCCTGTTTAAGTAAGAACAGACTGTGGGGAAGAGTAATTCATCACTGCAAag GATGGGAAAATGGATTACAACATGTAAGCCAGTGTGAGCAGCAGCTAAATGACATTCTGAAGTGTTATTTGGAGAAACAGAACGAAGAGgaacagaataagaaaaaggaaaactaa